From a single Streptomyces sp. NBC_00377 genomic region:
- the coaBC gene encoding bifunctional phosphopantothenoylcysteine decarboxylase/phosphopantothenate--cysteine ligase CoaBC — protein MDKPRVVLGVSGGIAAYKACELLRRLTESGHDVRVVPTASALHFVGAATWSALSGHPVSTEVWDDVHEVPHVRIGQHADLVVVAPATADTLARAAHGLADDLLTNTLLTARCPVVFAPAMHTEMWEHPATQENVATLRRRGAVVVEPAVGRLTGVDTGKGRLPDPAEIFEVCRRVLARGVREPDLTGRHVVVSAGGTREPLDPVRFLGNRSSGKQGYALARTAAARGARVTLIAANTGLPDPAGVDVIQVGTAVQLREAVLKAAPDADAVVMAAAVADFRPETYAAGKIKKQDGREPDPIVLVRNPDILAEISADRARSNQVVVGFAAETDDVLANGRSKLRRKGCDLLVVNEVGERRTFGSEENEAVVLGADGTETQVAHGPKEALAETVWDLVVQRLS, from the coding sequence GTGGACAAGCCGAGGGTCGTCCTGGGGGTCAGCGGTGGCATCGCCGCCTACAAGGCCTGTGAGCTGCTGCGCAGACTGACCGAGTCGGGCCATGACGTCCGGGTGGTCCCCACCGCCTCCGCGCTGCACTTCGTCGGCGCCGCCACCTGGTCCGCGCTCTCCGGTCACCCCGTCTCCACGGAGGTCTGGGACGACGTCCACGAGGTCCCGCACGTCCGCATCGGCCAGCACGCCGATCTGGTGGTCGTCGCCCCGGCGACGGCGGACACGCTGGCCAGGGCCGCCCACGGCCTCGCCGACGACCTCCTCACCAACACGCTCCTCACGGCCCGCTGTCCGGTCGTCTTCGCCCCCGCGATGCACACGGAGATGTGGGAGCACCCGGCCACCCAGGAGAACGTGGCGACCCTGCGCCGCCGGGGCGCCGTCGTCGTCGAACCGGCCGTCGGCCGCCTCACCGGCGTCGACACCGGCAAGGGTCGGCTGCCCGATCCGGCCGAGATCTTCGAGGTCTGCCGCCGGGTCCTGGCCAGGGGGGTCCGCGAACCCGACCTCACCGGCCGGCACGTCGTGGTCAGCGCCGGCGGCACCCGCGAGCCCCTCGACCCGGTCCGCTTCCTCGGCAACCGTTCCTCGGGCAAACAGGGCTACGCGCTCGCCCGGACCGCCGCCGCCCGTGGCGCCCGCGTCACGCTGATCGCGGCGAACACCGGGCTGCCCGACCCGGCCGGGGTCGACGTCATCCAGGTCGGCACCGCCGTACAGCTGCGCGAGGCGGTACTGAAGGCGGCCCCGGACGCCGACGCGGTCGTCATGGCGGCCGCCGTGGCCGACTTCCGGCCGGAGACGTACGCGGCCGGAAAGATCAAGAAGCAGGACGGCCGGGAGCCGGACCCGATCGTCCTGGTGCGAAATCCGGACATCCTCGCGGAGATCTCCGCCGACCGGGCGCGCTCCAACCAGGTGGTTGTGGGCTTCGCCGCCGAGACCGACGACGTCCTCGCGAACGGCCGGTCGAAGCTGCGGCGCAAGGGCTGCGATCTGCTCGTGGTGAACGAGGTGGGGGAGCGCAGGACGTTCGGCTCCGAGGAGAACGAGGCCGTCGTGCTGGGCGCCGACGGCACGGAAACCCAAGTGGCACACGGCCCGAAGGAGGCCTTGGCCGAAACCGTGTGGGATCTCGTGGTCCAGCGCCTGAGCTGA
- the carB gene encoding carbamoyl-phosphate synthase large subunit — MPKRTDIQSVLVIGSGPIVIGQAAEFDYSGTQACRILRAEGLRVILVNSNPATIMTDPEIADATYVEPITPEYVEKIIAKERPDVLLPTLGGQTALNTAISMHEQGVLEKYGVELIGANVEAINKGEDRDLFKGVVEAVREKIGHGESARSVICHTMDDVIAGVGTLGGYPVVVRPSFTMGGAGSGFAHDEEELRRIAGQGLTLSPTTEVLLEESILGWKEYELELMRDKNDNVVVVCSIENFDPMGVHTGDSITVAPAMTLTDREYQRLRDIGIAIIREVGVDTGGCNIQFAVNPEDGRIIVIEMNPRVSRSSALASKATGFPIAKIAAKLAVGYTLDEIPNDITRETPASFEPTLDYVVVKAPRFAFEKFPSADSTLTTTMKSVGEAMAIGRNFTEAFQKALRSLEKKGSQFTFVGEPGDKDALLAEAVRPTDGRINTVMQAIRAGATPEEVFEFTKIDPWFVDQLFLIKETADELAASDRLDAELLAEAKRHGFSDQQIAEIRGLREDVVREVRHTLGIRPVYKTVDTCAAEFAATTPYFYSSYDEESEVAPREKPAVIILGSGPNRIGQGIEFDYSCVHASFALSDAGYETVMVNCNPETVSTDYDTSDRLYFEPLTLEDVLEIVHAESLAGPIAGVVVQLGGQTPLGLAQALKDNGVPIVGTSPEAIHAAEDRGAFGRVLAEAGLPAPKHGTATTFAEAKTIADEIGYPVLVRPSYVLGGRGMEIVYDETRLSSYIAESTEISPTRPVLVDRFLDDAIEIDVDALYDGDELYLGGVMEHIEEAGIHSGDSACALPPITLGGFDIKRLRASTEAIAKGVGVRGLINIQFAMAGDILYVLEANPRASRTVPFTSKATAVPLAKAAARISLGATVAELRAEGLLPATGDGGELPMDAPISVKEAVMPWTRFRDTSGRGVDTVLGPEMRSTGEVMGIDSVFGTAYAKSQAGAYGPLPTKGRAFISVANRDKRSMIFPARELVAHGFELLATSGTAEVLRRNGLTAKVVRKQSEGTGPNGEKTIVQLIHDGEVDLIVNTPYGTGGRLDGYEIRTAAVARSVPCLTTVQALAAAVQGIDALNHGDVGVRSLQEHAEHLTAARD; from the coding sequence GTGCCTAAGCGCACCGATATCCAGTCCGTCCTGGTCATCGGCTCCGGCCCGATCGTCATCGGACAGGCCGCCGAGTTCGACTACTCCGGCACCCAGGCGTGCCGCATCCTGCGCGCCGAGGGTCTGCGCGTCATCCTGGTCAACTCCAACCCGGCGACGATCATGACCGACCCGGAGATCGCCGACGCCACCTACGTCGAGCCGATCACTCCCGAGTACGTCGAGAAGATCATCGCCAAGGAGCGCCCCGACGTCCTGCTGCCGACACTCGGCGGCCAGACGGCCCTCAACACCGCCATCTCCATGCACGAGCAGGGTGTGCTGGAGAAGTACGGCGTAGAGCTGATCGGAGCCAACGTCGAGGCCATCAACAAGGGCGAGGACCGCGACCTCTTCAAGGGCGTCGTCGAGGCCGTCCGCGAGAAGATCGGGCACGGCGAGTCGGCCCGGTCGGTGATCTGCCACACCATGGACGACGTGATCGCGGGCGTCGGGACGCTCGGCGGCTACCCCGTCGTCGTCCGCCCCTCCTTCACCATGGGCGGCGCCGGCTCCGGCTTCGCCCACGACGAGGAGGAGCTGCGCCGCATCGCCGGCCAGGGCCTCACCCTCTCGCCGACCACCGAGGTGCTCCTGGAGGAGTCCATCCTCGGCTGGAAGGAGTACGAGCTGGAGCTGATGCGCGACAAGAACGACAACGTCGTGGTCGTCTGCTCCATCGAGAACTTCGACCCCATGGGCGTGCACACCGGCGACTCGATCACCGTCGCCCCGGCGATGACGCTGACCGACCGCGAGTACCAGCGGCTGCGCGACATCGGCATCGCGATCATCCGTGAGGTCGGCGTCGACACCGGCGGCTGCAACATCCAGTTCGCGGTCAACCCCGAGGACGGCCGGATCATCGTCATCGAGATGAATCCGCGCGTGTCGCGGTCCTCGGCCCTCGCCTCCAAGGCGACCGGCTTCCCGATCGCCAAGATCGCGGCCAAGCTCGCCGTCGGCTACACCCTCGACGAGATCCCCAACGACATCACCCGGGAGACCCCCGCCTCCTTCGAGCCCACGCTCGACTACGTGGTGGTCAAGGCCCCGCGCTTCGCCTTCGAGAAGTTCCCGAGCGCCGACTCCACGCTGACCACGACGATGAAGTCGGTCGGCGAGGCCATGGCCATCGGCCGCAACTTCACCGAGGCCTTCCAGAAGGCGCTGCGCTCCCTGGAAAAGAAGGGCAGCCAGTTCACCTTCGTCGGCGAGCCCGGCGACAAGGACGCGCTGCTCGCCGAGGCCGTCCGGCCCACCGACGGCCGGATCAACACCGTGATGCAGGCCATCCGTGCGGGCGCCACCCCCGAGGAGGTCTTCGAGTTCACCAAGATCGACCCCTGGTTCGTCGACCAGCTGTTCCTCATCAAGGAGACCGCCGACGAGCTGGCCGCCTCCGACCGCCTGGACGCGGAGCTGCTCGCCGAGGCCAAGCGGCACGGCTTCTCGGACCAGCAGATCGCCGAGATCCGCGGCCTGCGCGAGGACGTCGTCCGTGAGGTCAGGCACACGCTGGGCATCCGCCCGGTCTACAAGACCGTCGACACCTGTGCGGCCGAGTTCGCCGCCACGACGCCGTACTTCTACTCCTCCTACGACGAGGAGAGCGAGGTCGCGCCCCGCGAGAAGCCGGCCGTCATCATCCTGGGCTCCGGCCCGAACCGCATCGGCCAGGGCATCGAGTTCGACTACTCCTGCGTCCACGCCTCCTTCGCGCTGTCCGACGCCGGGTACGAGACCGTGATGGTCAACTGCAACCCGGAGACCGTCTCCACCGACTACGACACCTCCGACCGCCTGTACTTCGAGCCGCTGACGCTCGAGGACGTGCTGGAGATCGTGCACGCGGAGTCGCTGGCCGGGCCGATCGCCGGTGTCGTCGTCCAGCTCGGGGGTCAGACCCCGCTCGGCCTGGCGCAGGCGCTGAAGGACAACGGCGTGCCGATCGTCGGCACCTCCCCCGAGGCCATCCACGCGGCCGAGGACCGGGGCGCCTTCGGGCGCGTGCTCGCCGAGGCCGGTCTGCCGGCCCCGAAGCACGGCACGGCCACCACCTTCGCCGAGGCCAAGACCATCGCGGACGAGATCGGCTACCCGGTCCTCGTGCGGCCCTCGTACGTGCTCGGCGGACGCGGCATGGAGATCGTCTACGACGAGACCCGGCTGTCGTCCTACATCGCCGAGTCGACCGAGATCAGCCCCACCCGGCCGGTCCTCGTCGACCGCTTCCTCGACGACGCCATCGAGATCGACGTCGACGCCCTCTACGACGGCGACGAGCTGTACCTCGGCGGCGTCATGGAGCACATCGAGGAGGCCGGCATCCACTCCGGCGACTCGGCGTGCGCCCTGCCCCCGATCACGCTGGGCGGCTTCGACATCAAACGGCTGCGGGCCTCCACCGAGGCGATCGCCAAGGGCGTCGGCGTACGCGGCCTGATCAACATCCAGTTCGCGATGGCCGGCGACATCCTGTACGTCCTGGAGGCCAACCCGCGCGCGTCCCGCACGGTCCCCTTCACCTCGAAGGCGACCGCGGTACCGCTGGCCAAGGCCGCCGCCCGCATCTCCCTGGGCGCGACCGTCGCCGAGCTGCGCGCCGAGGGGCTGCTCCCCGCGACCGGCGACGGCGGCGAGCTGCCGATGGACGCGCCGATCTCCGTCAAGGAGGCCGTGATGCCGTGGACCCGCTTCCGCGACACCTCCGGCCGCGGCGTCGACACCGTCCTCGGCCCGGAGATGCGCTCCACCGGCGAGGTCATGGGCATCGACTCCGTCTTCGGCACGGCGTACGCCAAGTCGCAGGCGGGCGCGTACGGCCCGCTGCCCACCAAGGGCCGCGCGTTCATCTCGGTCGCCAACCGCGACAAGCGCTCGATGATCTTCCCGGCCCGCGAGCTGGTCGCCCACGGCTTCGAGCTGCTCGCCACCTCCGGCACGGCCGAGGTGCTCAGGCGCAACGGCCTCACCGCGAAGGTCGTACGCAAGCAGTCCGAGGGCACCGGCCCGAACGGCGAGAAGACCATCGTCCAGCTCATCCACGACGGCGAGGTCGACCTCATCGTCAACACCCCGTACGGCACCGGTGGCCGCCTCGACGGCTACGAGATCCGTACGGCGGCCGTGGCGCGGTCCGTGCCGTGCCTCACGACGGTCCAGGCGCTGGCCGCGGCCGTCCAGGGCATCGACGCCCTCAACCACGGGGACGTGGGCGTGCGCTCACTCCAGGAACACGCGGAACACCTGACCGCGGCCCGCGACTAG
- the pyrF gene encoding orotidine-5'-phosphate decarboxylase: MTLEPFGARLRRAMDERGPLCVGIDPHASLLAEWGLNDDVAGLERFSRTVVEATADRVALLKPQSAFFERYGSRGIAVLEKSVREAREAGALVVMDAKRGDIGSTMAAYAESFLHKDAPLFSDALTVSPYLGYGSLSPAVAAARESGAGLFVLALTSNPEGREVQHAVRADGRNVGATMLAHLAAENAGEEPLGSFGAVVGATLGDLSAYDLDINGPLLAPGVGAQGATPADLPRVFGSAVRNVVPNVSRGVLRHGPDVVALRDAVERFAREVRAAVAAV, from the coding sequence ATGACCCTGGAGCCCTTCGGCGCGCGGTTGCGCCGGGCCATGGACGAGCGCGGGCCGCTCTGCGTCGGCATCGACCCGCACGCCTCCCTGCTCGCCGAGTGGGGCCTGAACGACGACGTCGCGGGCCTGGAGCGGTTCAGCCGCACCGTCGTCGAGGCGACGGCCGACCGGGTCGCCCTGCTGAAGCCGCAGAGCGCCTTCTTCGAGCGGTACGGATCGCGCGGGATCGCCGTCCTGGAGAAGTCGGTGCGGGAGGCGCGGGAGGCCGGCGCGCTGGTCGTGATGGACGCCAAGCGCGGCGACATCGGCTCGACCATGGCCGCGTACGCCGAGTCGTTCCTGCACAAGGACGCCCCGCTGTTCTCCGACGCCCTCACCGTCTCGCCCTACCTCGGCTACGGATCCCTGTCCCCGGCCGTGGCGGCGGCGCGCGAGAGCGGCGCCGGTCTGTTCGTGCTCGCCCTGACCTCCAACCCGGAGGGCCGCGAGGTCCAGCACGCGGTGCGGGCCGACGGACGGAACGTGGGCGCGACGATGCTGGCCCACCTGGCGGCGGAGAACGCCGGGGAGGAGCCGCTGGGCTCCTTCGGGGCGGTCGTCGGCGCCACGCTGGGCGACCTCTCGGCCTACGACCTCGACATCAACGGTCCGCTCCTGGCGCCGGGAGTCGGCGCCCAGGGGGCGACCCCGGCCGACCTTCCGCGCGTCTTCGGGTCCGCGGTGCGCAACGTCGTACCGAACGTGAGCCGGGGTGTGTTGCGTCACGGTCCGGACGTCGTCGCTCTGCGTGACGCCGTGGAGCGGTTTGCGCGAGAAGTCAGGGCGGCCGTGGCCGCCGTCTGA
- the rpoZ gene encoding DNA-directed RNA polymerase subunit omega, whose protein sequence is MSSSISAPEGIINPPIDELLEATDSKYSLVIYAAKRARQINAYYSQLGEGLLEYVGPLVDTHVHEKPLSIALREINAGLLTSEAVEGPAQ, encoded by the coding sequence GTGTCCTCTTCCATCTCCGCGCCCGAGGGCATCATCAACCCGCCGATCGACGAGCTCCTCGAGGCCACCGACTCGAAGTACAGCCTCGTGATCTACGCGGCCAAGCGTGCCCGCCAGATCAACGCGTACTACTCGCAGCTCGGCGAGGGCCTCCTCGAGTACGTCGGTCCGCTCGTGGACACTCACGTCCACGAGAAGCCGCTCTCGATCGCCCTCCGCGAGATCAACGCCGGTCTGCTGACGTCCGAGGCCGTCGAGGGCCCGGCTCAGTAG
- the gmk gene encoding guanylate kinase has protein sequence MAVTLRGTTPEPPDARPRLTVLSGPSGVGKSTVVAHMRRQHPEVWLSVSATTRRPRPGEKHGVHYFFVTDEEMDKLIANGELLEWAEFAGNRYGTPRTAVLERLESGEPVLLEIDLQGARQVRESMPEAQLVFLAPPSWEELVRRLTGRGTEAPEVIERRLEAAKIELAAEPEFDVTLVNTSVEDVARELLALVDVV, from the coding sequence ATGGCAGTAACACTCCGGGGGACGACCCCCGAACCCCCGGACGCACGTCCGCGGCTGACCGTGCTCTCCGGCCCCTCCGGGGTCGGCAAGAGCACGGTCGTCGCTCATATGCGCAGGCAACATCCCGAGGTCTGGCTCTCGGTGTCGGCGACGACCCGTAGGCCCCGCCCCGGCGAGAAGCACGGAGTCCACTACTTCTTCGTCACCGACGAGGAGATGGACAAGCTGATCGCCAACGGCGAGCTGCTGGAGTGGGCCGAGTTCGCCGGCAACCGCTACGGCACCCCGCGCACCGCCGTGCTGGAACGCCTGGAGTCGGGCGAGCCGGTCCTCCTGGAGATCGACCTCCAGGGAGCCCGGCAGGTCCGCGAGTCCATGCCCGAGGCGCAGCTGGTGTTCCTGGCCCCTCCCTCCTGGGAGGAACTGGTGCGCAGGCTCACCGGGCGGGGCACCGAAGCGCCCGAGGTGATCGAGCGCCGCCTGGAGGCGGCGAAGATCGAACTCGCGGCCGAGCCGGAGTTCGACGTGACCCTGGTCAACACCTCCGTCGAGGACGTGGCGCGTGAGCTGCTAGCCTTGGTCGATGTTGTGTGA
- a CDS encoding integration host factor, which translates to MALPPLTPEQRAAALEKAAAARRERAEVKNRLKHSGASLHEVIKQGQENDVIGKMKVSALLESLPGVGKVRAKQLMERLGISESRRVRGLGSNQIASLEREFGSTGS; encoded by the coding sequence GTGGCTCTTCCGCCCCTTACCCCCGAACAGCGCGCAGCCGCGCTCGAAAAGGCCGCCGCGGCTCGCCGGGAGCGGGCCGAGGTCAAGAATCGACTGAAGCACTCCGGCGCCTCGCTTCACGAGGTCATCAAGCAGGGTCAGGAAAACGACGTCATCGGCAAGATGAAGGTCTCCGCCCTCCTGGAGTCGCTCCCGGGCGTGGGCAAGGTCCGCGCCAAGCAGCTCATGGAGCGACTCGGCATCTCCGAGAGCCGCCGCGTGCGTGGCCTCGGTTCCAACCAGATCGCGTCCCTGGAGCGTGAGTTCGGCAGCACCGGTTCCTGA
- a CDS encoding quinone-dependent dihydroorotate dehydrogenase — translation MYKQFFRLVFRRMDPERAHHLAFRWIRLAVRVPVLRTFVAAALAPRYPELRTEAFGLRMHGPFGLAAGFDKNAVAIDGMSMLGFDHVEIGTVTGEPQPGNPQKRLFRLVKDRALINRMGFNNEGSLAVAARLASRTPVFKPVVGVNIGKTKVVPEEEAVGDYVKSTERLAPYADYLVVNVSSPNTPGLRSLQATDALRPLLSAVREAADRVVSARRVPLLVKIAPDLADEDVDAVADLAVELGLDGIIATNTTIAREGLGLTSEPSLVKETGGLSGAPLKARSLEVLRRLYARVGDRVTLVGVGGVEDAEDAWQRILAGATLVQGYSAFVYEGPFWGRAIHKGLAARLRTSPYASLADAVGADVRKTA, via the coding sequence ATGTACAAGCAATTCTTCCGGCTGGTCTTCCGGCGGATGGACCCCGAGCGCGCCCACCACCTGGCCTTCCGCTGGATCCGGCTCGCGGTCCGCGTCCCGGTGCTGCGCACGTTCGTCGCGGCCGCCCTGGCCCCCCGCTACCCGGAACTGCGCACCGAGGCCTTCGGACTGCGCATGCACGGCCCCTTCGGCCTCGCCGCCGGCTTCGACAAGAACGCCGTCGCGATCGACGGGATGTCGATGCTGGGCTTCGACCACGTCGAGATCGGCACGGTCACCGGCGAGCCGCAGCCCGGCAACCCGCAGAAGCGGCTGTTCCGGCTCGTGAAGGACCGGGCGCTCATCAACCGGATGGGCTTCAACAACGAGGGCTCGCTGGCCGTCGCCGCGCGCCTCGCCTCCCGTACGCCCGTCTTCAAGCCGGTCGTGGGCGTCAACATCGGCAAGACCAAGGTCGTACCGGAGGAGGAGGCCGTCGGCGACTACGTGAAGTCGACCGAGCGGCTCGCCCCGTACGCCGACTACCTGGTCGTCAACGTGTCCTCGCCCAACACGCCGGGGCTGCGCAGCCTCCAGGCCACCGACGCGCTCCGGCCGCTGCTGAGCGCCGTCCGCGAGGCCGCCGACCGTGTGGTGAGCGCACGGCGCGTCCCGCTGCTGGTGAAGATCGCCCCGGACCTGGCCGACGAGGACGTCGATGCCGTCGCCGACCTGGCCGTGGAACTCGGGCTGGACGGCATCATCGCCACCAACACCACCATCGCGCGCGAGGGGCTCGGTCTGACCTCCGAACCCTCGCTGGTGAAGGAGACCGGCGGACTGTCCGGGGCGCCCCTCAAGGCGCGCTCGCTGGAGGTGCTGCGCCGCCTCTACGCGCGTGTGGGCGACCGCGTCACCCTGGTGGGCGTCGGCGGGGTCGAGGACGCCGAGGACGCCTGGCAGCGCATCCTGGCCGGGGCCACCCTGGTCCAGGGGTACAGCGCCTTCGTCTACGAGGGGCCCTTCTGGGGCCGCGCGATCCACAAGGGCCTGGCCGCCCGCCTGCGGACGAGCCCGTACGCCAGCCTCGCCGACGCGGTCGGCGCCGACGTGAGGAAGACGGCATGA
- the metK gene encoding methionine adenosyltransferase, with protein MSRRLFTSESVTEGHPDKIADQISDTILDALLREDPASRVAVETLITTGLVHVAGEVTTKAYAPIPQLVRDKILEIGYDSSKKGFDGASCGVSVSIGAQSPDIAQGVDTAYENRVEGDEDELDRQGAGDQGLMFGYASDETPTLMPLPIFLAHRLSKRLSDVRKNGTIPYLRPDGKTQVTIEYDGDKAVRLDTVVVSSQHASDIDLDSLLAPDIREFVVEPELKALLDEGIKIDTENYRLLVNPTGRFEIGGPMGDAGLTGRKIIIDTYGGFARHGGGAFSGKDPSKVDRSAAYAMRWVAKNVVAAGLAARCEVQVAYAIGKAEPVGLFVETFGTAKVDAEKIEKAIDEVFDLRPAAIIRDLDLLRPIYAQTAAYGHFGRELPDFTWERTDRVDALRKAAGL; from the coding sequence GTGTCCCGTCGCCTGTTCACTTCGGAGTCTGTGACCGAGGGTCACCCCGACAAGATCGCTGACCAGATCAGCGACACCATCCTCGATGCCCTGCTGCGTGAGGACCCGGCCTCCCGGGTCGCCGTCGAGACCCTGATCACGACCGGTCTGGTGCATGTGGCCGGCGAGGTCACCACCAAGGCCTACGCGCCGATTCCCCAGCTGGTGCGCGACAAGATCCTCGAGATCGGCTACGACTCCTCCAAGAAGGGCTTCGACGGCGCCTCCTGCGGCGTCTCGGTGTCCATCGGCGCGCAGTCCCCGGACATCGCCCAGGGTGTCGACACGGCGTACGAGAACCGCGTCGAAGGCGACGAGGACGAGCTGGACCGCCAGGGCGCCGGCGACCAGGGCCTGATGTTCGGTTACGCGTCGGACGAGACGCCGACCCTGATGCCGCTGCCGATCTTCCTGGCGCACCGCCTGTCGAAGCGCCTGTCGGACGTCCGCAAGAACGGGACCATCCCCTACCTGCGCCCGGACGGCAAGACCCAGGTCACCATCGAGTACGACGGCGACAAGGCCGTCCGTCTCGACACGGTCGTCGTCTCCTCGCAGCACGCGAGCGACATCGACCTGGACTCCCTGCTGGCCCCCGACATCCGCGAGTTCGTGGTGGAGCCGGAGCTGAAGGCGCTCCTGGACGAGGGCATCAAGATCGACACCGAGAACTACCGCCTGCTGGTCAACCCGACCGGCCGCTTCGAGATCGGCGGCCCGATGGGCGACGCCGGCCTCACCGGTCGCAAGATCATCATCGACACCTACGGCGGCTTCGCCCGTCACGGCGGCGGTGCCTTCTCGGGCAAGGACCCGTCCAAGGTCGACCGCTCCGCTGCCTACGCGATGCGCTGGGTGGCGAAGAACGTGGTCGCGGCGGGTCTGGCGGCCCGCTGCGAGGTCCAGGTCGCCTATGCGATCGGCAAGGCCGAGCCGGTCGGTCTCTTCGTCGAGACCTTCGGCACCGCCAAGGTCGACGCCGAGAAGATCGAGAAGGCCATCGACGAGGTCTTCGACCTGCGCCCGGCCGCGATCATCCGCGACCTCGACCTGCTGCGCCCGATCTACGCCCAGACCGCCGCCTACGGCCACTTCGGCCGTGAGCTCCCCGACTTCACCTGGGAGCGCACGGACCGCGTGGACGCGCTGCGCAAGGCCGCGGGTCTGTAA